Part of the Natrinema caseinilyticum genome is shown below.
AAACAACTCGGTCCATCGTTTTCCGCGGCGACCGAACTTCCGGTGGTCGACCTCTGTCAGATGGACGCGATCGAGTGATTCGTGACGCGTTTCGATCCGGTCCTGGCTGGGTCACTCTCGTTCGGAACCGCCGGCAGTCGTACGTGCTGGTCGGCCGTCTCGGTGAATCGGATATCCGATACTACCCTTTCTGGGGTTGCTGAGGCTGATGAAGTCCCGAAACCGCTCACCTGAGTACCTCACCGAACGAGAACTGTACAGGATCGTACTCGGTCTGGACGACTTCCGTACGGTTGCCACGAATCTCGTCGGACGGGTCGGATTTCGCTCCGCCAGCGTAGTCGACTCGCGTCCGCACGACACCGTCATCTGCGCCGAACGCCGCGTCGGAGCCCAGAAACAACCGAGTTCGAACGACGCCGTCTTGGCGTCACCCGGTGTGTGGCTATCGAACACCGTATCCGTGCCGACTGTCGATGCAGACCCTGCTGCTCGCGAGTCTGGTGTCCGTCGCCGGCACGATCGACGTGGTGGGAGCGTCACAGTGACTCCAGGCGAACCGTCGGAAAGCCGTCGGCGATCGGCGAAACGACGGGTCGTCCGTACGGAACTCGTCCGTGAACACATCGAAGGCCGATCGGTGGGGCTGTAATTCGACGCTTTCCGAACGAGTGCCGAGGCTCTGGACGCTCCGGGCGGCGGCGCAACCGAGCCAACTCGCGCTCATCGCGCTGACCGTCGCACTCGGCGTCGGAATGGCGACCGCGGGACCACCGTTGACACCGAGCGAGTCCAGTCCCCTCGACGCGAGTTCGTCCTCGCTTCTCGAGTCGGTTCTTGTGGGCCCGATCGCACTGATTCCCGTTTCGATCGCGATCCACGACGCCAACGAGTACGTAGAGTCGAGACCGACGCACTGACCGATCGGACGCCGCTTTCGGGCGGTAGCGGGGCGCTCGTCCGGACGGGGTCTTCCACGATCGTGCCGGGGTCGTCGCCGGCGCTTCGCTTTCTGGAATACGCCTGGACGAAAGAACCCGGACGGTTCGAGGCGCAATGTGTGAAACAGGTACTCACGCTCACTCGGGGTCGGACTGTCGTGTCACGAGCGACGCTGAGTTCGTGTCCACTAATCGATCGTTCGTGTCCGATGCACGATCGAGCACACGTTTTTACGTGCCCGTACCCGTGTCCTCGTAGGAATCGACCGACCGGAAAACGAATATGAAACGAAATACGTACGACGCGATCGATGGCGTCTCGAGACGATCCGTTCTGACTCTCGGGATTACCGTCGGCGTCGGAACGATCGCAGGCTGTCTCGGAACGACCGACGAGACTGAGGAGGAGACAGAACGGGAAACCGGCGACGACGTTCCGCAGGGCGACGTCGGAAGTGAGATCAGCGAGGAAACGAGAGCGCTCGCTGCGGAGATGGTCGAAACGATCGATGACGACCTCTCGGTTGCCGACTGGCAATTCCACAGCATGTTCGTCCCGGAATACACCGATAGCGGTGGCCTCGAGGCTGACGTCCAGATACTCGGAGACGCCTACGCCGACATCGTCGACCGGGGGTTCGACTATCGATCGATGCCCACCGCCCTGGACGAGAACGAGATCACGGACTTCATGGTCTTTCTCGAACCGGAGTGGGCAACCGCGTATCTCACCGGGGACTGGTCGAAAGAAACGTATTACGCGGAGATCGAAGCCTCCACGCACTGATCCCGAAAACCGTCCCATCCTCTCGTTCGGCGTCGACTCAAGGGCTCACGGGAGTTCGAGCTATTTCTCCGATCGACGTGTTCTTGTCGGGTGTGTTTCCTCGACGAACGACCGCCCGTCGCTATTTATACGTTCCTGATGAACGTTCCGCTCGAATGTCCGATTTTGACGTCCTCGTCATCGGTGGCCGCAGACTCGGGCGGAACGGTCTTGTCCGGGCGGGCCCTCGGGCGGGGAACGGGAATCGTCTCGAATTTCTCGCCTCCGAACGTGGCGACGACCACCGAAATCAAGACGGGGCGGATCAATCCGTCGCCTCGAGCCGAACGGCAAACTCCCGGCCGAACGGCGGTTCGTAGGGTATTTCGATCGCTTCGTAAACGGCGGACGGGATGCTGATGTCGCCGAGGACGAGTTCGGCGGTCGTCTCGCAAAGCCCCGTTTTCGGAAGTGCGAGCGTAAGCGTTCGTGCTGGCCGAATTGCGGCGCCGGGTTCGTCGCCCGTCGTCGCGTCGATACCGGACGGAACGTCGAGCGACAGGACCCGCGTCGCAGCGTCGTCCGCCCACCGGACGAGTTCCTCCGACGGGCCACGGAGCGCCCCCTCGAGGCCGTATCCGACGAGCGCGTCGACGACGAGTGCCGGCGTTTCGACGGTCGAAACGTCGGTCCGGATCGAGAGTCCCGTGCGCTCGAGTAGTTCGCACTGTCTCGCGACGACGCCCTCGAGTTCCGCCGGCTCCCGATCGAGGACCACGGTTACCGGAAGCTCCCGATTTGCGAGATGGCGAGCGCACGCGAGGCCGCCACCGCCGTTGCCACCGCCGCCGGCGAGGACGACGACCGGGCCGTCCCGGGTGAGGGCTAGCGCCTCGCGGGCGAGTCCGCGACCGGCCTGTTCCATCATCTGGAGCAGGGACAATCCGTATTCTTCGACGGCGACTCGATCGACCTCGCGCATCTCGTCGGCGGTAACTGCAGTCACGCTACCACCGGACGTCGTTCGAAACGCGTGGAGATCCATATCGAGAGTACCGCGACGCGGGTGAACAGTCTTCGGTGGGGTAGTTCGGTACTCAGTCCGTGTCCGGCGGTACGTCGAGGTAATCGGATTCCCTCTCGCTTGCACGCCGCGTCACCGAAACCGTAAGCCCTCGCTGTACACGCTTTCTGCACGGAAGCGCACGTTGCCATCGTCGGTGCGTACGGCAGCGCCGGCGTCGCCCACTATCCCGAACTCGGCCTCTCGGCCGAGACGTCGGATTCGATCGCTCGAGGTGGCGTCGTTCCGTCGGTGGCCCGCTGGTCGCGCACGGAGTCGCTTCGCGAATTCTCACCGCCCCGATCTATCACACATCGGTGTGAACCGAAGACGGGGGCGGTATCGGGGTGAAGACGTCGTAACCCGGATACCTTGCAGTGTGCTAACGCTTTTAGGACACCAAACGTAAGTTGATAGTGTATAGTAACCATGGCACAATCAGCACCAACGAAGGAATCGGTTCGTGTGGGCGTCGTCGGACTCGGAGGCATGGGAGTACAACACGCCCGATCGGTCCAGTCCCTCGGCCATCGGGTCGTCGGCGGCGCCGACGTCGACTCGGAGACGCGAGAGCGATTCGGCGAGGAGTTCGGCGCGCGAACGTACGACACCCACGAGGCGCTCTACGAAGGCGAAGAGCCAAACGCCGTGATCATCGCGACGCCGAACAAGTTCCACGAACCGACGGCCGTGGCGGCACTCGAACGCGGGATGAACGTACTCATCGAGAAGCCACTGGCACACACGCTCGAGAGCGCCGAACGAATCGCTCGAGCGGAACGGACGGCAGACGGGTTCGGAATGGTGGGCTTTCACAACCGATTTTCGCCAGCGACGACCGCCTTCAAGGAGTACCAGGCAAACGGCGCGTTCGGTGACGTGACGCACGTACAGGTCGACTACGTCCGACGTCGCGGCATTCCGGGGCGAAATTCCTGGTTTACGGATCCGGAGCACGCCGGCGGTGGTGCCTTGATCGACATCGGCGTTCACGCGATCGATCTCGCCCTCTACGTGCTCGGATTCCCCCGCGTGGTCGAGGCGACGGGGATCAGCCGGTCCGAATTCGGCTGGCGATGGAAGTACGTCGATCCCGACCGTCCGGAATCGAGCGACTGGGACGGTGACGGAACGTCCTTCGCAGTGGACGACTCCGCGAGCGCGTTCATCCGAACCGCAGACGACCGCACGGTCAGCGTCGAAGTGGCGTGGGCTGCCTCGCAGACGTCGCGAAACGACGTGGTCGTCCGCGGAACGGACGGGGGCGCGACGTTCGAACTCGGCGGTGACTCGCTGACGATCCACCACACGAGCACGAGGGGAACACCTCACTATCGGACGTCCGAGATCACCGCCACGCCACAGCTGACGCCGCACGAAACGCAACTCGAGATGTTCCTCGAGGCAGTTGCGACTCGCGAACCCCCGGCGTGTAACACGTTCGACCAGGGGTTGATGGTCCAGAAGATCATCGACTCCGTCTACCGATCCGAGGAGGACGGTCGCTCCATTTCCCTCGCACGTGCGGACGAGGAAATGCCGGCATAATGTGACGAGGGCCAGGATTACTACGCCGTTCGACGGTCGATCGGGAGCGTCCCCGGCCGCATCGCTGGATCACGGTGACGAACGTCGTGTGGTGATCCCGAAGATGCGTAATCAACGGCGAAGGCGATACAGCACGCTCGTCCCCGCGTCGCATCGCTCAGCCACCTCGAAATTGTCACACTCCTCGTTGGCGGTCCAATTGGAGCGCATGGTACACAGCAGACGGATGCGACACTCTCAACCGACACCCTCCGCGAGCTTGTTCGCGTCCGGGTGACGGCGCAGCAACACCATCGATATCGTTCCCAGCAGCGGTCCGATCAGGAGCGGTGCGAAGGCCCATCTCCACCCCACCATCTCGGCGATTTTGGGTGTCAGCTGTATGGAACCGATCGTGAGAAGGAAGCCGATTGCCGTCTGAAACGTAAGCGCAGAGCCGACGTAACCCGGATCGGCCAGTTCCGAGACGGCAGCCGAGAACTGCGCCGAGTCCGCGACGATAACGAACCCCCAGAGCAAGACGAACGGTGCGACCACCCACACCGGAGCGCCGAAGACGAAACCGGCGAGCACGGTCGCCGAACCGCTGACGATCATGCTCGTCGCCGTGACGGTCGTCCGCCCCCAGCGGTCGGCTGCCGACCCGGCCAACCACGCACCGATGCCACCCACGGCGATAGTCCCGAACGTAAGCAGTGAAGCGAGTTCCTGGGGGTTCCGTACGCCTCGATGAGTGAAGCTGGCCACCAGAAACACGGGAATCCACGTCCAGACGGCGTACAGCTCCCACATGTGTCCGAAGTAGCCTCCGTTGGCGAGGATGACGCTCCGGTCGCGCAGGATACGCCCGAGGGCTCGCGGGTCGAACGGCGACGGGTCCGGTTGGTACGGTCCCTCTCTGTAGAACAAGGCGAGAACGGCGCCGACCAGTGCGATGGTCGCCGATCCATAGAGAACGAGCCGTGGGTTTCCGACGCCACCGATCACTCGGAGGAGATGTGGCGCGGCCGAGCCGACCGTCAATGCGCCGACGAGGACGCCGATGGCCATTCCCCGCCCCGTCTTGAACCAGCCTGCCATCATCTTCATTCCGGTCGGATAGACACCTGCCAACGCGACACCCGTCACGAATCGCAGCAGGATAGCCGGCAGGGCGGTGGTGACGAACGCTGCGAGGACGGCCGTCGCAGCAGCACCGAGGACCGCCGATCCGGCGAAGACGTACCTGGGCTGAAACGTATCCGAAATCGTCAGACTGGCAGACAGTAGCGCGCCGACGACGAATCCCAACTGGACGGCGTTGGTTAGCCACGCCTGTTGCGCATCCGAGAGTTCCCACAGTTGCGTCAACTCTGGAGAGACGGCTGAGGCGCTGAACCACAGCGTCATCGCGAACAGTTCGGCGAACCCCACCAGCAGGAGCGCCCGCCAGCGACCGCCGGCCATCGTATCCCTCATTATCCGATACCTTGTGCGAATCGTAGTAATGGTTGTGCTACCCTGCTAAACTGCCACGAAGTTGAATACTTCGAGACGTCGAACGCGTCTCGACGGACCGAGAATAACGGTGTTCTCCACATCAAGGAGGTATGGCTATCGATGAGTGGCCTCGAACGGCGCGAGAGCCATCGACGGCACCGATGCCGATCCCCGAGAAGTGGGCGGAGCTGCGGCCAGTCCGCTGCTACGTGGCTGAATATCAGTTACGACGCGGTACCCGACTAACGGAATCTCGAGTACGGTCCTCTCGGACGTCCTGGCGGATCTCGAGGAGAAGCAGTTGATACACAGGGAAATCGTCAGCGAAAAACCGGTGCGCGTCGAGTACTCGCCGACCAAACACGGCGAATCGCTCGAACCGGTCATCCAGGAGATGGCGAAGTGGGGCCAGGAACACCTCACGGCGGCGGTGGACGAGGAGAGTTCGATCGTCTGAGGGAGTGCGACGTGTTCGTTCGCGCTTCGTAGTTTCGTCACATTCTGCCGTATCGCACTCGTTGGGCAGTCCAACGTGTAGTACCGCCGAATCGGCGCGACGACCTGTTCGCTTCTCGAGGGAGCCAGAACGTGATATTGCCAAGAGGGGAAATTTGCCGAATTGGATGATTTAAAACCATATATATACATATCAGTTGTCGGTAGAGAAAATCGCTATGATAATCGGTGTCCCAAGTGAGGATGCGGAAAACGAGACGCGAGCCGCGCTGACACCTTCTGTCGCGGAGGACCTCGTCGAGCGTGGGTTCGACGTTCTCGTTTCGGCCGGTACCGGCGAGGATGCGGGCTGGAGTGATGCTGAGTACCAGGACGTCGGATGTGAACTGGTCGACGACCGCGCCGCGGTTTTCGAACGGGCCGATGTGATCTTTCAGGTCCGCGGGCTCGGTGCCGCGCCGGACGGCGAAGCCGACCCGTACGCCGAGGGCCAGTTCGTGATCGGGCTCCTCGGACCGTACGGTCTCGAGGACGAACTGGAGACGCTGGCCGAGCGCGACGTCACCGCGTTCGCACTCGAGCTCATCCCGCGGGTCAGTCGAGCACAGAGTATGGACGCGCTCTCGTCGATGGCCAGCGTCGGCGGCTACAAGGCCGCCCTGGTCGCGGCCGAGGAGTTGCCGAAGCTGTTCCCGATGCAGATGACTGCGGCGGGAACCGTCCGACCCGCGGACGTGTTCGTCGTGGGTGCCGGCGTCGCGGGTCTGCAGGCGATCGCGACGGCGGACCGACTCGGTGCCAACGTGCGTGCCTACGACATCCGACCGGAAGTAAAAGAGGAAGTCGAGAGCCTCGGCGCGGAGTTCGTCGAACTCGACCTGGAAACTGACGACGCGTCCGACGAGGAGGGCCACGCCAGAGAACAGGACGAGGAGTTCTACCGGAAACAACGCGAGATGATGAATCGCGTGATCGCCGACTCCGACGTCGTAATTACGACGGCGGCCGTCCCCGGCAAACCGTCTCCGGAACTCGTGACCAACGAGATGATCGAGGGAATGGAGACGGGGTCGGTCATCGTCGACCTCGCGGCCGAAGGTGGCGGTAACTGCGAACCCACGCGGGCGGACGAGACGGTCACCTACGAGGGTGTCACCGTATTCGGCCCCACCAATCTGCCGGGAACTGTCTCTCGCACGACGAGTCGACTCTACGCGAACAACGTAACCAATTTTCTCGACAATTTACTCGAAGACGATGAACTCACGATCGATGCCACAGACGAAATCGTGGACGCGACGATGCTCACCCACGATGGAACGATCCGAAACCCGCACGAACAGTCCGACGAAGAAGATGACGAAGAGGCGGAGGGCGAATCCGACGACGCCGCAGGCGACGAAGACGAAGAGACGACCGCGGAGGCGACCGATGACGAATAATCGCCGCACCGACGAACGCACCGCAGTCGCCGTCGAACGGAGGGACCGATGAGCGAGATCGTTACGTACCTGACGTTCTTCGTACTGGCCGCGTTCCTCGGTTACTCGGTCATCACGAAGATTCCGGCGACGCTCCACACGCCGCTTATGTCCGGTTCCAACGCCATTACGGGCATCACGCTGGTGGGCGCGGTCGTCGTCGCCGGCTCGAGTTCGTCCACCCTGGCGACGGCGCTCGGCTTCCTGGCGGTGGTCATGGCGACGGTCAACGTCGTCGGCGGCTACATGGTGAGCCACTTCATGCTCTCTGACTTTCACGGAGGAGGTGACTGACGGATGGTGGAACTGTTCTCCGAGACGGTCCTCTCGCTCGTCTATCTGATCGCCGCGATCCTGTTCATCCAGGGGTTGCGGGACATGACGCACCCACGGACTGCGGTTCGCGGGAATCTCACGTCAGCGGCGGGGATGTTCGTCGCCGTCGGTGCGACCGTCCTCTGGTTCGACATCCTCCGACCCGAGGTGCTCCTCGGTGGGCTCGTCGTCGGTGCGACCCTCGGCGTGGGACTCTCAACGACGGTCGAGATGACGGAGATGCCCCAGCTGGTCGGGCTGTTCAACGGGCTGGGTGGCGGTGCCTCGGCGCTCGTCGCGGGCGCGGAGGTCTTCCAGCTCGGGACCGTAAACGGCGGTGCGATTCCAGCCGAGGTGGGGACCGCTGCGGCCGCATCCGGAATCGTCGGCGCGGTCACCTTCACGGGAAGTATGGTCGCCGCGGGCAAGTTACACGGCGTGGTCACCGGATCGGCGATTCGATACACGGGTGAACACGTCGTCAAGGCGGTGTTGTTGCTGGTCGCGGTTCTGAGCGGCGTGTACATGATCGTCCAGCCGGACGTGCTCGCAGGTGTGCTCCAGGGGTCGATGGTGCCCTCCTACTGGCTCCTGATCGTCGCCGCCTCGGTGCTCGGGGTGATGCTCGTCATCCCCATCGGGGGCGCGGACATGCCCGTCGTCATCTCGCTGTTGAACGCCTACTCCGGCCTGGCCGCCGCGGGGACCGGGTTCGTCCTCGGGAACAGCGCGCTGATCATCGCCGGTACGCTCGTCGGTGCGGCCGGCATCATCCTCACGGTCATCATGTGCGAATCGATGAACCGCTCGCTGGCGAACGTCCTCTTCGGCGGGTTCGGCGAGGCGGCCGCCTCCTCCGAAGAGATGGACGAAATCTACGAGGGCAACATCACGGAGACCTCCCCCGAAGAGCTCGACATGCTCCTCGACACCGCCGGTCGGGTCGTCATCGTTCCCGGCTACGGGATGGCCGTCGCCCAGGCACAACACGCAGTCGCCGAACTCGCCGAACTGCTCGACGAAGACGACGTCGAGGTCGAATTCGGCATTCACCCCGTCGCAGGCCGAATGCCGGGGCACATGAACGTGCTCCTGGCCGAAGCGGACGTTCCCTACGACAAGATGAAAGAACTCGAGGAGGTCAATCCGACCTTCGCCCAGACCGACGTCGTGATCGTGATCGGCTCGAACGACGTCGTGAATCCGCTCGCGAATACTGACGACTCGAGCCCGATCGCCGGGATGCCCGTCCTCAACGTCGCGGAGGCGGGGACCGTCGTCGTCAACAAACGTAGCCTCAGTCCCGGGTTCTCCGGCATCCCGAACCCGTTGTTCGCCGAAGACAACTGCCTGATGCTCTTTGGTGACGGGCAGGAAACGATGCAGGAGGTCGTGAGTCAGTACAAAGAAAGTCACTGAATTTCGAGCCGACACTACGACGATGCGAAAGATTGTTCGTCGCAGTACCGCGAGTGGTCGAGAATTTTGGCGTCCGTGAAGCATCTCTCTTCGATGGAGTAGCGTATTCGAATGACTGAAGGTTCCGTACGTCGAGCACCTCTACGAGCGCCGGAGACGAAGCGGCATCACTCGCCGCGAGGCAGCGGCGCTGATCCGCGACGACCCCGATTACTTCGGTAGCGTCATGGTCGATCGCGGTGACGTCGACGCGTTGCTCACCGGGTTGACGAACCACTACCCGTCGGCGTTGCGGCCCCCGCTCCGGGTGATCGGAACGGCCGAGGACGCCGACTACGCGGCCGGCGTCTACATGCTCACGTTCAAGAACCGCGTGATTTTCGTCGCCAATGCGACGGTCAATCAAGCCCCCGACGCGGACGTTCTGGCGGAAGTCACCCGACACACGGCCGCGCTCGCCCGCCGGTTCGACGTCGAACCGCGGGCGGCCGTGCTCTCGTACTCGGATTTCGGAAGCGTCGACAACGCGGGGACGCGCAACCCTCGGGACGCGGCCCGCCGCCTTCGCGAGGACTCGTCGGTCGATTTCCCCGTCGACGGCGAAATGCAAGCCGATACCGCAGTCGTCGACGAGATGCCGACCGGCACCTACGAGTTTTCCACACTGGAGAAGCCGGCGAACGTACTGATTTTCCCGAACCTCGAGGTCGGTAACATCGGCTACAAATTGCTCCAACGACTCGGCGGGGCGGACGCGGTCGGCCCGATGCTCGTCGGGATGAACGAGCCGGTCCACGTCCTCCAGCGGGGCGACGAAGTCGCGGATATCGTGAACCTGGCGGCCGTTGCCACGGTCGACGCCCAGGGAGATACGGAGAACTGATTCGTCCCCCTGCTGTGTTCGTCCGTTCCGGACGGGGTTCCGACGCGTTCGACCGCGATCAGCAACCGTCGAGAGCCTCGAGGGCGGCCGCTCGTCGTCCGCTCGACCCGTCGTGAGATCGGTGGTCGACGAGGAAAAACTCCGTTCGCAACCCGTTCGCCGTCGGTCAGAGCCCGTCGGCGACACCGCGTTCGATGCCGAACCGGCGGAAGCGCGTCGGCTTCGTTCGCGGAGTCGCTTCGTCCGCCGAAAACTGACGAAAATGAGGTAACGAAGTGGCTAGGTGGTGTCGGGAAATCGACATCGGGGCAGCCGACAGCCACAGGTGTTCAGGTATCCAGAGGGTTTGGGTTGGTGCTTGTGATTTCTTGCCATCACCCAACGCCGATTTCTCCATATGCAATAATAAAGCTTCATGTTGGCGCAATATAGGCATACCCTACTCATTGATCTGCATTCGTACTCTAAGGATCCAGATAATATTAAATATAAATATTTGCATATTCGCTGGCCAGTGAGCGTACTCGGTGAGAACCGAACGTGCTCGATCCACCACCCAGGACAGTGGAACCGTCCGGGCGTGATCTGGGACGCGAGGGTTCCCTCGTACTGCGATTCTCGAGATCGGTCGCGCGGAGGGTGACACGAAGTCGGCAGATTCGTGAGGGATGTGTTTCGATGGTGGTGACCGACGAGGTCCGCGCCATCGCCCTCGCGGACGTCGGTGTCCGTCTCTCAGGCGACTTCGAACCCGTCCGCGGAAACTGCCTCGAGTTCGTGCAATTGTTATCGTCTCGTCCGGGACCCTGGACTCCGCGTTGCCCGCCGGCCCTCGAGTTTCGCTGTCGCATTGGGCTTCGTCCACGCCTCGGCCGTCCGTTCGGAGCATCGACGAGAGGTGCGTGGCTCCGGCACCGGCCGTCACGTGAGAGGGGAGTACGATTCCGACGCGATGGGAATCGGAAGGAAGTTGATAGCGATCGGGCCGATCGTATCCGGTGTCACGCACCCTGCTGTGCGTGACCACCCGATTCGATCATCGCCTCCCTCCTATCGCCCCGTCCGGCGATCGTCACTCCCGAATCGCCGGACCCTTTCGAGAACCGCTCCGAGCAGCACGTGAAACTGAACACCGGTCGGAGAGGCCCCTCGATCGGCAGTCCTGGACGCGGCCATCGAGCCGTGTGACAACCCCGTACCGTCTCACGATGTCGATGGGGGCTTCGTTCGTTCGTCGAACGGCGGGCGAGCCAGAGTCGGTCCGTCGCTATCGGCTCCCGTCGTCTCGTCGGCCAGTTGTCCGCTGTCCCGTCCGTCGAACCCACGTCTCACCGCGGGGCTGTCGTGGTGATTGCTTCTGCGATGACGGTTCCCCTCGCAACCGAGGGCACCGGACTCACCCGTCTTCCGACACGGTCCGGATCGTCAGGTCGTACGTTTGCGGCGCCCCCTCGAGGTCGACCCGGATGACGAGCACCTCGAGGTCGGCGCCCGCTTCGGCGGCCAGCCGGGCCATCCGGGTGCGCTGGTGGCGTTCGAAACTCGTCGAGCCGTGTTTGACCTCGGCGAGGTAGCGTTTGATCACCGGTCCCTCGTACCCGTCCGGATGTAATTCGTTCCGCCGGCGAACGATGAATTCGACGTCGGGCAGCCACCGACCGTCGCCGCCGTCGCGCTCCGAACGGCCGACGCTCCCTGGCGAGGGGTCGACTTCGACCCGAAATGCGTCCGGTTCGAGGCCGAGATCCGCGGCGGCGTACGACACGAGTGGCGGCGGGTTCCACGAATACGCGCTGAACACCGACTCCGCGAGCGCGCCGACCTGCTGGGCCCGCATAGCGAACGTCCAACCGTGTTCCGGTGGCCCTCGTTCGGTCGGCTCCGGCTCGGGATCGCTGATCGCGACGAGATACGTATCGACGACGTCGGGGTCGTTCGGTGCGGGTCGCTGAAACCGGAGGGTGTCACGATCGTCCCCCTCGAGCAGTTCGGACTCCGCCTCCGCCCGCGACTCGAACGTCGCGACCGCTCCCGATTCGTCGCGAAGCGCCGCGATTTCGGCCGCGAGTTCGCAGGCCGAGGATTTGAGCGCGACCCGGAATTCGGCCGTCGTCTTCTCCGTCGACTCGGTCTCCGGCTCACGCGGGAGTCCCGGCCACTGATCTCTCCAGCTCATAGTTCGCGTTCATCTCTCCGTCGATTCACTGTCTCCGGTCAGTGGTCTATGTCTACCGCTTTCCCTTCTACCCGTCGTCCCGCCGTCGGTCCGATGGTCGGTCCGTGGACGACCGCGATCAGTCCGGACATTCAGGCGTGCCACCGACTGCCGGCGCGTTTTATCTATCCCTGGTTGCGCAAAATCGGACAGTGACTGAAGTGACGAAACGAGAGATAAGTGTCCGTCTCGATACGGTCCCGAGTGATGACACCGACGGCTTTCGTAGCGGGGCCGCAGACGAAATTCTCAACCTGCTCGCCGATGCCCGCGAGACGGGTTCACGACAGACGGTCGCCTTCTTCGATAGCTGCTCGCGCCTGCTTTCCGTCCGACTGCGTACCGATTCCGGTGGTCACTCCTCGATTTCGCCCTCTTCCCACCCTTCGGAAAACACGCGGTCGTCGGGAACGCCCAGGTCGGCGAGGTGATCCTTGGTGTCGACGACCATCTGCGGAACGCCACAGACGTAGAAATCCCGTTCCAGCCCGTCGAGACGGTCCTCGAGGTGCGTCTGTACGTGGCCGGTGGGGCCGACCCAGTCTTCCTCGGAGAGCGAATACACGACCGAAAGCCGATCGTGCTCGGTGACGAGTTGATCGAGCGTCTCCCGATACATGAGGTCCTCCTGTGTTTTCTCGCCGTAGAAGAACTGTACCTCGCCCGTGCCCGTCTCGAGGTACTGCTTTAGCATGGCCATCATGGGAGTGATACCGGTCCCGGTCGAGACGAAGACGACGTCCTCGTCCGCGTTCCGGAGCGTGAGGTTACCGTCGAGATCGCCGAACGTCACGATATCGCCGGGATCACGGTCGTGCATGTAGACCG
Proteins encoded:
- a CDS encoding ferredoxin--NADP reductase; the encoded protein is MPFEGTITSIHQMTPRVKQFVIEADREFEFDPGQHTTVQFERDEPGEDEDEQVVRPYTPTSTPAANTFTLAIKRYDDGTASVYMHDRDPGDIVTFGDLDGNLTLRNADEDVVFVSTGTGITPMMAMLKQYLETGTGEVQFFYGEKTQEDLMYRETLDQLVTEHDRLSVVYSLSEEDWVGPTGHVQTHLEDRLDGLERDFYVCGVPQMVVDTKDHLADLGVPDDRVFSEGWEEGEIEE